The following is a genomic window from Pyricularia oryzae 70-15 chromosome 5, whole genome shotgun sequence.
AAGCTACCTCATAGTGAGGAAAGTAGACAATTGCACACAAGGCAAGGCCatcaaggtacctacctaggtaggtatatatGTGACAGGCAGGGACCTATGTAGGTATGCAATAATAACCATCCAGTCCAATGGCTAAGCGCGTGGCAACATTTAAACGAGAAGCAAAGGCGTTGTATCTGGTGCTACTGGGACACAATCCAGGACCTTACTGGATTCAAGGCATCACTGGCTCGAACGCGATCCGGTGCTGCCCCAAACCTGATATTTGCACCACAAACTCTTCTCGTAGTATCTGGCATTGCCATCGCCTCGAGGGTTGTGTTCCCCGTGATGACTCGAGCAAGACCTTGGTGCAAGCTCTCATGGCAAGTCCGGCTGACCTTGCAATATCTGGACTCCCAAGCAGCAAGATAATACACTCTTCGACGTGGGCTTTAATACAAAGGGTTTAGACCGAAGGGGAAGGAACGATAAAAACAAGCGTGCACTGTGCTCTCCTTTCGGTCTCGACAGTGAACCAGGTCTCCACCTCTCCAGTTGCTCTTGTTAATCCCATTCTCAACCCCATCTCAGCTTGGCCTTGTTTCCCATATCCTCGCTGTTGGTTCTCACCACCACCTCAAGTTGAGCTTGGTCGTCCTTCGTTTCTTCCACTCAAAACATACCCAGAAGCACACCACACCCTTGTTCAAACCACTTTCAAAGAATCTCCAATACCCAAGCCATCACCACACGCAAAAAATATGTTCACAATCTTCAAAATCGTCCGTGCCAGCGTCCTCACGGCGCTGGCAACGGCCGTTTCTGCCATACCGGCTCCCGAGCCGCAGGCTGCTACGACTCCCAATCTGTCTTCTGTCGCGGCGTTCCAGCCCTCTCTGGCATTCTCGCCGCTCCCGCCGCAGGCCTCCCTTGGCCCGCTCCCGCCGCCCGAGTGTGAGCCACGGACTCTTTGCGTTGAGGGAGCCAACAAATGCGGCAAATGGGAAGGGTAGGTTTCCTCAAAGTTTCATCTCCAAGGTCAGAGACATGCCATGCTTTCTAGCCTTTGAAGCTAACACAACCGATCCACATGGCAAAGATGCTGGGACACCTGCAAGCCCTGGATGAGCCCGACCGAGCCAGTGTGTGCGCCTTCTTCGACATTGGTTCCGGCCGTGAACCCCACCGTTGCCCCTATCCCCACGCCAGCCATATGTGAGCCCGGCATCATGTGTGTCGCTGGTGTCAATGAATGCGGAGTCACGTATTCCGGGTAAGTCCTCTGCTGAATCAGACCTAGGGTTTGTCGGGCTCACAGCTACCATACTGACCTCTTCCAAGATGCTACGACACTTGCACTCCCTCGCTGGAGCCCACGGCGCCCCCTTGTCTGACTGCTGTCGAGACTCCATTTGTTCCCCTGATCACTTCGGTTGATACTGGCTCTCCTGTTGTCACGCCTGCTGTCACTCCTGTTGTGACTCCCGTCGTGGCTCCTCCTTTGACTCCTGTTACAGCTCCAGTTCCAACTGCTGCCATCACTAGCCCCGTGATCGACAACTGCAGCACCAGGACGGTCTGTGTTGACGGAATCGACGCATGTGGACAGAAGTATGGAGGGTAAGAAAACTTGCCTCTTCACCCTGCTGGAAGGGGAACTCGGATCTCTGTGTTGCCATCTCACCAACTGACATGTTGCACCCGGTAGTTGCGTGCCCGACTGCAAGCCTTTGGCAATTACCACGCCTTCGTGTTCCCTCAACAGCTTGACCCAGATGACAATAGTCACCCAGCCGCCTTCCATTACCACTGCGCTTGCAAATGCGACTCTGCTAGACCCCATTGTTGATAACTGCAGCTCACGAACTGTTTGTTGGGACGGAATCAATGAATGTGGCGAGATGTATGGAGGGTAAGTCAAAATGCCTGGGCTTTCAAGGTTGAACAAGTCACAAAAGGCCCTCGTCGACTCTGTAGGCCTTTGGCTGATGCACTTGTAAAAACCAGATGCTTTCCAGACTGCACGCCTTGGCCAACATTTACCAAGCCGCCTTGTTCGTTGACTGAGGCTAGACCTACAACCTTTTCCACGCTCACTTCACCTACTGTCGTCAACGGCACGAGCATCGTCTCTAGTGCCATTGGAACCAACTGCTTCAGTCGGACGGTCTGTTGGGAGGCAGTCAACAACTGCGGTATCCAGTATGGCGGGTAAGTCTACATATATTTCTTGATACATGTGCTCATCAAGGGAATAAAGGAGTAATATAAGGTAGCAAACTGACGTACACGTGGTAGTTGCTTCCCCGACTGCCGTCCGTGGCCGACGTTTACCCGTCCAGCCTGCCCAACATCCACAACAAGCCCTATCGTGCCTTAAGCTAGCATAAGTTGCTGTCTATCACACGAAAAGGTAGCTCTTTTTGCGAGCCTTGTGGGGAAATGGCTCTACCGGTTACAATCTCGGTACATCTTGTCGAGAATGTTACTATGGCTGTGTGGCCATATTGACAAATTTCAGACTTGACGACTTCGAGATAAGGCCTTCTTTCTTGGGAAAACAATATCGACTTAGGTAACCCAGAACGTAAATAAGCTAGAAATTGATACAACGAGGCAGAACCTGTGCGATCATGCTGTTGAATCTTTATCCGCGCATTACAAATTAATGCCTCTAGGTGTTGTGCACTTTGCACTTTATTCAAAGTTCAAGCTTGTCGACGTTACAATTTATTGTGAGCATCACGGCCCCGGCGGTTCCGGGCCTTGCGGGCCGGGTTTCCCTGGGGACCTCCGCGATAGTCCATCGCTGACCAAGCTTGCTGTCATGTCGACGTCAGCGATGGGAACAGAATCCCATTACTGGAAATGGGCCCGGGAGAATTTAATCTACTAGTAAGCCAAGTAGACAGACAatctaggtaaggtaggctaTGTGAGATGGATGACAATGGGCAGCAACTTTGCCCTTCCTGACTGAGGGAGGGTATTGAATACGCGGGATAAAAACATATGGAAGTCTGACTTGATAATCCATTCAACCGCTTCCAGCTGACAGACTATTATGCGggactttttgtttctccaGGATACGACCAGACAAGGGCGCAGAAGCACTTTATCCCGTCATCGGACCAAATGTCACAAAAAGGCTTTGCGAGGGAATACGGGTCCCCCCGCTTATCTTTTGGTCAAATAAACCCACTGACTCAACCGAGGACCTTCACTACGTATTATTACTTGGCGAGCCACTTCCCAAAAAAGTCCGCCCCCCGCGGATGACACCTTGCTAACTTTTTGGTAAAATAGCTTGAATAGTACTGTAGAGCTTGACGTTCGGGTGCGGAACTGATTAACGAAACGAAGGGGGAAACAAACGTCACTTTGTGATTTCGCCAGCAGGGGTCGGTGGGGGTCATCCACCCTCCAGCCGTGAATGTCTGGTGGGCTGTCCGCAGCGGACCTGATGGCTATTATCCAGTATTGCAGTTTAAACTGCTTGACTGCGTAACAGCGGCGCGCAGCCCGAGCTTAGCAAGCACTTGCATGACAACTTTACCCCCCCTCCTCCCACCCCACTTTCGGGAGGACCGGGCGGTGTTACCAAGCTATACGTACACTCACTCCGTGCACTCCGTTGGTTGGGGGGGAAAGAGCTGAAGAGGTAGGGGTGGTTTCAAGGAGGGgcgcttttttctttgtctctcCCGAGGCTTTCTTCCCGGTAGAGAAGCCGGAAGTTTCGCCGAAACGTGTCCAATGGTCGGTTTTCGACTGGACGTTGTTGAACAAAAATTATGGGAGTGAGTTGTCCTGTACGGTAAAATATCACTAATGCGGCAATATCCGTCACAATTcgttgaagaaaaaaacaagggtCAACGAAGAAGTGGCGGGAAAAGGcatattttcttcttcttttttgtttttgggtcCTTCGTCCCGCCTACAGAATCATGACCCCGCTTTGACAAGAGAGATTCTGCTTGCTCTCTACGTTTTTGTGCTCACAATCTTGGCTTTctgcctttctttttttgcccaCTGCATTAGTCGGGCCTAAGCCGGCAATGGAGCCAACAAGATTTGTGGGCCAAACCACGCTGCACGTTTCCATTACGCGGGTTGGGTCGTGGGgagcgtctttttttttctcctcgtcgtcagtCGGGTCTTGTGTCGGGTTACGGAGTACAGGGCAAAGAGGCAAAGACGGGATCCAGCGGACAGGGAAGCAaggggtgtgtgtgtggcCCAATGGGTGGCGATCTCTCTCCAAATGCAGCCGAAACTGTGAAAGCACTCGCGCCACGTAGGTAGAGCTTGTCGTTTTGAAAAGCATGACCCGGGCATTGGAACAGTAAGGTAGGCTTTGATCATCAGCCCACATCTGAAATACAACTGCATGTAGCTTAGTGAATATCCAGACCAAGAGGTGTTCGTCTCGTTTTGTTTTATGTGAGAAGAACCTCAAGCATGCAGGACAAGAAAGCTGAGCTATGCAAAGATATCACTGCATGTTTGAAAGGGTTATCCTGCAACACGGCCGACATCGCCGGAGTTCCAGTCGGAGCTTGACCCCGGCCGCTTGCCAGAGATCCGGACAGGGTTTACAAGTAGCTATCTAGTGGAAAGACAAAGTACTGTAGCTACCGTTAGGTTAGGTTGCTAATTATTCAAAGAGCTGGATTGAAGAGAGTAGAGCAATGCATCGATTTCAATAACATTGTTTTGATCATTAATTCGTTTGATTTACGTTTGCTCCTCCTTTGACGTCACCGCGTACCTTacatgacttttttttcccccttccccAAAAACCCATTTGCAAATCCATTATCCAACCTTCCCATACCCACTTTGCTGGGGGGGTCAATGTTTGGgacaagagaaagaaaaagaattgcAAGAAATAGTTCGGCAGCGGTAGCGTAGCGCAAAGCAGAACTAGCGTGGACCATTGCAGCTTGACGTTGTGTTGTGCTATGCTTTCATTGGCAAGCATGTAGAGAATCTTGAGTAAGCAGGCATACAGGGCAGAGGGACGGACGGAACGGCTGCCCCGCCATGGAGCACCCAATTCGAGGTGGGAGGAGTAGGTGAGCTACGACACCCAGACGCGGGAGGTGCATTGTCAAACACTCCTAATCCTCATCCGCCTTGGGTTTCCATCCCAACACTCTgcccgacttttttttttttaatcttgtaacctaccttacctaaccTTCCTACTTAATCCCGCGTCACCCCTCCATCTACCCATTAGTAGATATCCTTCTCTTAATCCTTTTTGGAGTGCTAGACATTCCCCCTCGAACAAAGATCCTCAACATTCCAAGATCAACCTCGAGACACAGCTACCCAACCTAATCAACATGTCTGGCGCAGTGTAAGTCCGCTACCTCTTACCCCACCATCCATCGCCCCTCCGCCGATGAGCTGCTTGACATGCAACTCAACGACTCTTTGTCACGATGCCGACGCCGCGAAGCCGACGAAGCCGTCAATGCCCGCGGCGATGCAACTGTCACTGCTGCCCGTCGTCTCCCCGGATGGTgatgcaaaaaaaagtcggcaGCACTCAACAGTTGCTGGCGACATCTTCGTGACGACCGttcctttttgtttcccGCACCCTGACTGAGTGCCCGCAGCGCTCGCCTCGCCGGCCTCGGCAGGGCTTTTCCGTCCATGAATGCAGGgtcttcttcatcatctTCAACGTCAAACAATGCTGACAAGTCCGGAAGCGCTGATCTCGGCCTCATCGGCCTGGCCGTCATGTAAGTTGTCTCCCATAACCTATTACCATACCCAATTGCTGGGAGATCCGACCATGGTAGTCCTTCCGGATGTCACGGGCCGGATCTAGCTCGGCTACCTACCTGCATTGCTTAGCAAAGTAGGCTGGAACCCCGCCAATACGGATCACTGACGATTGTTTTCTGTACTACAGGGGCCAGAACCTTATTCTGAACATGGCCGACCATGGCTTCACCATCTGCGCCTTCAACCGTACCGTCTCCAAGGTCGACAACTTCTTGGCCAACGAGGCCAAGGGCAAGTCGATCGTCGGCGCCCACTCTACAGAGGAGTTCGTCTCCAAGCTCAAGTCGCCGCGCCGGATCATGCTCCTGGTCCAGGCCGGCAAGGCCGTCGACGACTGGATTGAGACCCTCCTGCCCCTGCTGAGCAAGGGTGACATCATCATCGACGGTGGCAACTCCTTCTTCCCCGACTCTAACAGGAGGATGAAGTACCTTGAGTCCAAGGGTCTCCAGTTCGTCGGCTCCGGTGTTTCCGGTGGTGAGGAGGGTGCCCGCTACGGTCCCTCCATCATGCCCGGTGGCTCCGAGGCTGCCTGGCCCCACATTAAGGACATCTTCCAGAGCATATCCGCCAAGAGCGACGGCGAGGCATGCTGTGAGTGGGTTGGTGACGAGGGTGCTGGCCACTACGTCAAGATGGTGCACAACGGTATCGAGTACGGTGACATGCAGCTCATCTGCGAGGTTAGTTCATCACTGTTGCCGTTCTACCGGCTGCCATCTGTCTGCGAATACGGGGTGGGCAGTATATGCCGGTCTTGCCAAGCCCAGAGACTGACAAAGCATGATCGAATTTAGGCCTACGACATCATGAAGCGTGGTCTCGGCATGTCCAACAAGGAAATTGGTGATGTTTTCACCCAGTGGAACAAGGGTGTCCTCGACTCTTTCCTGATTGAGATCACCAGGGACATCATGTACTtcaacgacgaggacggacTTCCCCTGGTTGAGAAGATCCTCGACAAGGCCGGCCAGAAGGGTACCGGCAAGTGGACCACCATCAACGCCCTGGACCTGGGCATGCCCGTCACCCTGATCGGTGAGGCTGTCTTCGGTCGCTGCCTGTCGGGCATCAAGGAGCAGCGTGTCCGTGCTTCCCAGAAGCTCGAGTACATTGGCCGCACCAGCTCTTTCGAGGGCAACAAGGAGCAGTTCATCAAGGacctcgagcaggctctTTACGCCTCCAAGATCATCTCGTATGCTCAGGGTTTCATGCTGATGCAGGAGGTACGTCCAAGACCGAGTTTCCACTGGACAATCCAGATTCCGCTGAGCTTGTCTGTTGTTGTTACTGACATTGGTTGTTTGAATCGTCATAGGCCGCCAAGGAGTACGGCTGGAAGCTGAACAAGCCTTCGATCGCCCTCATGTGGCGTGGTGGCTGCATCATCCGTTCCGTCTTCCTGAAGGACATTACCTCGGCTTACCGCAAGAACCCCGACTTGGAGAACCTCCTCTTCGACGACTTCTTCAACAAGGCCATCAACAACGCCCAGCCCGGGTGGCGTGAGGTTGTCGGCCGTGCCGCCTTCCTCGGTATCCCGACCCCCGCCTTCTCGACCGCTCTGTCATGGTTCGACGGTTACCGCACCAAGGACCTGCCCGCCAACCTTCTGCAGGCCCAGCGTGACTACTTCGGTGCCCACACCTTCCGCATCAAGCCCGAGTTTGCCAACGCCAAGTACCCTGAGGGCCAGGACATCCACGTCAACTGGACCGGCCGTGGTGGCAACGTGTCTGCCAGCACGTACCAGGCGTAAGTTGAGGTTTAGGAGAACCAGGGGACGAACaagagaaaacaaacaaaccagaaaaaaaatgtaGGAAAATATTCTGGGATGGGATATAGGTAGACGCCACAAAATACTCCTAGAGGCACGGTACCCAGTCAATGATGAATGTCCTTTTTCGCAGTTATGAATCTGGAGCTTGGCGATGATTTGAGTAGAGTGATGATATTTTGAATAAAATCATGAGATGTATGATGAAAGTTTAACGCTAAACTATTTAAAGTTCGCTTGTATGTTTTGTTTAGCGCTGTAAACAAAAGCCAGGAAAACAATAAATTGAGATCACAGTGGGCAATCCCGAATGccaaaaccaaaaagaaTGTTGATGGATTGAAGGAGTAGACAATATATTTTGAGATGATGCTGGtgatgaggaggaggaaaaCGAGCCAGTAATGGACCCGCTTTCAATTGCTATGTGCCCACTTTTCTCAGGCGCGTACACGAAATTCGAGACCCGCGAAACCTCAGTCAATTCAACCATCAATCGCAAAGGCCGCTCCAGTGAACCCATCGCGACAGCTACTCAGTCAGCTCTATTCTACCGATCAGTGTTGCATTTTTTAGCTCAGAAACAGCTTCGAAGTCGAGGCAACCCCCCGATCGAGCTGGAATCGCATTAGGCGGCTGTGTTTTAAAAGCCTGTCAAGATGAATGAGCAAGGCCCTAGCCAGGGCGTGGCCGACCAGCTGGTACGAAGCGCAACAAAATCGTCCACCTCTCAAGGTCATGACATCCTATATTGACAATTGTGTGAACCTGATAGCTACCCCACCTACACCTCATCAGTGTGACACGGTATCCTGTGCTGCCCAAGCTCGAACCGCAAAGGGCGATTGACTTGCTTATGCAGGCGCCCAAGATTGCGCGCGACGATGCTCCCTTTTGCTGGCAATACCTAGACACCCCACAGGATGGTACCATTCACTTGATGTGGCAGCCTCTTGTGCGCCTCGGCACGGACATGGCCAGTGATGGATACATCTGGAATGGTCCTGAGATAATGTACCAGCACGATCTGGGCAACGGTCTGGTATGCTAATGGGCTCAACATCCCCCTTCATTCCCCATGTCCTACCTAAACCACAGGAGCTAATATGACATGCGCGCATGTCTCCAGACGCTCGAGCATTACCATTACAAGGCCGGTTTCAAGCCCATGGAGCCTTACACAATGCACTCGAGGCGCCGATACCGTCTTGTGCCGTCGTCCAAGGTGCCCCACGcaaaccacccgcctgtcgACCCGAGCCTCTTCGTCGTCGCCTGGGGACCCAGCGAATCTCATGACCGCATGCCCGCCAGCTCTGTCCCTGTAGACAACCGCACCAGCTACATTATGAATTTCCGCGCCCAGATGCAGCGCGCGGGCCCGATTGCTCGCAAGGACTTTATGTTGAGGGACCGTGGTAACTACCCGCAGATACCCTTCCGTGGCTTCCCGCAGGCCCCGGGCCCGAGGCAGCCGATGCCACAGACGATGGCATACCCGCCCGCGCACCCGCCAACTAAGCGAGGCGCCAGAgcccaacaacagcagcaagcgCAGCAGCAACATCATGCTCAACACCACCCGCAGCAGCCGCATCACCCAGCGGCGCACTCGGCAATCGAgtacgaggacgaggaggataCCTCGCGTGGCGACATCTTTGACAGCCTGACCCCACGCGATGTGAGCATGGCGAGGTACAGGCAGAACTACGAGTTGATGGAGGAGATCCTCTGCTCGCCATACCGGATGGGCCAGATCGTGATGCCAGACTTGGGACTGGGTCTCAAGGGCGAGCTGGCGGGCCTCACGGACGGGATATTCGAGGCTCAAGGCGAGGGTGCCCACAAGACGGCGCCCAAGAAGGCCTACGTCGGAAAGCTGGATGGCGAactcgccgaccagttccggAAGCGGGTGGCGGAGCAGATTGAGGCTACGCAGACCGAGATCAAAGCACTCGAGGCACAACATGCCAAGATGATGGCCGAGTTCGAGTCTGGAAAGCTCCTCATGCGTGCCGAGCGTGATCTCCGTGGCGTTTCCAAGAAGTCGGACTCTGGTTCAGGCGGAGACTTTTGGCGACTCGAAGGTCGAGCCGACGGGATTGCGGAAGATGGGACTATATCGCTGGGCCGCGGAGTCGACAGCAAAGACCTTGACCAagttgtggccgaagtcgaGGCTCGGGTTGGACG
Proteins encoded in this region:
- a CDS encoding 6-phosphogluconate dehydrogenase, which gives rise to MSGAVADLGLIGLAVMGQNLILNMADHGFTICAFNRTVSKVDNFLANEAKGKSIVGAHSTEEFVSKLKSPRRIMLLVQAGKAVDDWIETLLPLLSKGDIIIDGGNSFFPDSNRRMKYLESKGLQFVGSGVSGGEEGARYGPSIMPGGSEAAWPHIKDIFQSISAKSDGEACCEWVGDEGAGHYVKMVHNGIEYGDMQLICEAYDIMKRGLGMSNKEIGDVFTQWNKGVLDSFLIEITRDIMYFNDEDGLPLVEKILDKAGQKGTGKWTTINALDLGMPVTLIGEAVFGRCLSGIKEQRVRASQKLEYIGRTSSFEGNKEQFIKDLEQALYASKIISYAQGFMLMQEAAKEYGWKLNKPSIALMWRGGCIIRSVFLKDITSAYRKNPDLENLLFDDFFNKAINNAQPGWREVVGRAAFLGIPTPAFSTALSWFDGYRTKDLPANLLQAQRDYFGAHTFRIKPEFANAKYPEGQDIHVNWTGRGGNVSASTYQA